Proteins encoded within one genomic window of Bemisia tabaci chromosome 2, PGI_BMITA_v3:
- the LOC109041878 gene encoding LOW QUALITY PROTEIN: uncharacterized protein (The sequence of the model RefSeq protein was modified relative to this genomic sequence to represent the inferred CDS: deleted 4 bases in 2 codons), translated as MGTQNKPKSTRISNMGLPFRRYSMPETVMRKYSLKRQRSVQSPTEFGIPGTKDQGCQTDFSVFTPDSATTLPLPKKSTRLGTISEKMMMRCSRCNRSSERRHSYSCKYNIVCSKCKQTWRKTSLPVSIVSVSKGGETLRKTSDICRAPNKPLFQSGSSPENKIQFDIGKIIERSSDFESDVSRDGDSFRFPDEPNIESELSRLESTQGENRLENPDSEVETTTERTTNKMFEDRILKMLDTYCPHMQCTLNMFMGSKRPHSEGSQRSQTSSDVKRPKSATARLSSAMDDIPARMPADADSGLSNGDILNLENGKSSGTQNILIIDHDNISSTENTPGARLGSAIVATAAVRNAVVRISATHRTLTPAVARPDTTIEMKTSSGLTSSSGTLDQTVSDLSRSTQDSTLSVTSLTPENQRLKTTSPLPIVLSSECILLTPIVPEQEDLNTTGSTQIEETAIETSDGPFPTVINSETTLIEPLEKGYISKKEMHNYSVHFLDSGHSDSSEEIKKVKKSQRVRIANDTESLVVNGHRGETFEVTPTTDIHKTQVDENGNDSIVGLEKDSRTNQFPRDRRKSLCPGNMKNEEESDGEKEKIDKSTLIIHETVGESDTSLDAPADQVPTFCGTDHVNTDATRKTSDDVELVLKRSSQDSERELSSRKVDMSTQFPADDGVDDEFSKSAKTRGPERRKSRREKRDAKLAEISDMVDELELREVPISSISTTTYYEGLDEFLVPRYCAAPRSVSMLVNTSSEYSSDSDLSFADSLEDRLSPVPERRPSEFTRYDNRLVRGEVAEIHAECKHKRRMRKCYAYFVTLSGEQTNIAVTTMPESIRNRLIMKEKQIRYLCRRKHSSRKVYCRRGSHRLCSKHRGKQKHTQTSPMNSAPAEQAAPETNNKATVSASVQTSEIVADKKESTKEKEDKVQNYDRIMIGFCSSNTQTSIYYSQDVTTMKKTGDTNDRTVTNGADIRTKAQNVCQSNSKLAKQDADIDERICQILLAGLKEQENGHMVFVEETQTYYSKSNVKKISTSAQTTDGVKDSATLTDLTYDCQKSDRAPGKGNESGGKEKLTALQKSEETLEKLQKINESLRKEIQDTKLRCNQGTQVNFDKVSKTVEPETHGDSYGSLLNHSSNFKQASFAEHRRPRQLEPSRNPQPPTKLQPPKSNSRLPSKGSQKRSSNLLGSKFRQKFEAIPEEKSSGSLESTEDSAEATPRESSEYLNLNYIRNKNNLRHGDDIRKPRNRNDARNGNDTRVGNDGHSGTDFRARSEGRYGSEAKNGNDLRSGTGLRLRMGMIPGTETAVRLGMGMIWNGTKSEARNIHDVKICRSATDCRLTQDAFLSESRRHTVGNVVMTEPLIYERSMERRRNTYHGPVSVSEHTLNTEHVKRAGNLNVGVSRRTGQIIGKRTSMMVGRFERVNGEIKSGDAKRDLDKYKGRAALEADEQEELLTLSRGWINFYLLRGDSQEVTAENGMHEEVFVRTPNASPADLVDQQTQNSGRSPEDELGQYTVHIHAAPESLRGNVKFPGVGLGPPAGRNHHSPPDEISLPEISSPPHSTPSSAASRSPLQPQRVDPQTLPSLALNGRKPRRSRSGAPSAADARYDADLSPPTSPKSIMSRSGELACSEQSITSSSCGSESPKFLADKRWSNHRHRADLSSSSSANSWTVTVAGNQEANTDVEMKLAFSHSQDRQKSVGSSSQQWTLTVNSKGKRDRSIEKHRDETFQCLPDLDAHHHHHHHHHQMHKKGWKHKEQTTPSAEQLALLWPAVQEIIEKNAMFQNPGGLNAPWTPKKDEDVESKLSVTGWAITPEKKPRVPTQSERDLTRTHCSRHMKQRQFSFA; from the exons ATGGGCACTCAAAACAAGCCGAAATCAACCCGAATATCAAACATGGGGCTTCCATTTAGACGCTACTCAATGCCAGAGACTGTGATGCGAAAGTACTCGCTGAAACGACAGCGCTCCGTTCAATCACCGACCGAGTTCGGTATCCCCGGGACCAAAGACCAAGGCTGCCAAACGGACTTCAGCGTGTTCACACCAGACAGCGCCACCACCCTCCCGCTCCCCAAAAAATCCACTCGGCTCGGCACCATCTCGGAGAAGATGATGATGCGCTGCAGCCGATGCAACCGCTCCTCCGAGAGACGACATTCCTACAGCTGCAAGTACAACATAGTCTGTTCCAAATGCAAGCAGACCTGGCGCAAGACCTCACTCCCGGTCTCCATCGTTTCAGTCTCGAAAGGCGGCGAGACCCTGCGCAAGACCAGCGACATCTGTCGGGCACCCAATAAACCACTCTTCCAGTCCGGCAGTAGCCCGGAGAACAAGATCCAGTTCGACATAGGAAAGATCATCGAAAGGTCCTCGGATTTCGAAAGTGACGTCAGTCGAGATGGAGACTCTTTTCGGTTTCCGGACGAGCCGAATATCGAGTCCGAGTTGAGCCGCTTGGAGTCAACCCAAGGCGAGAACAGATTAGAGAATCCCGACTCCGAAGTCGAGACCACCACTGAGCGGACGACGAACAAAATGTTCGAGGACCGGATATTGAAGATGCTAGACACGTACTGCCCGCACATGCAGTGTACCTTGAACATGTTCATGGGGTCGAAAAGACCGCACTCCGAGGGTTCGCAGAGGAGTCAGACCAGCAGCGACGTGAAGAGACCGAAATCCGCGACGGCGAGACTTTCCAGCGCCATGGATGACATCCCGGCCAGGATGCCTGCAGACGCTGACTCAGGGCTGAGTAACGGGgacattttaaatttagaaaacGGCAAGAGCTCAGGGACGCAAAACatcctaataatcgatcatgACAACATCAGCAGCACGGAAAACACCCCGGGAGCACGACTCGGGAGTGCGATAGTTGCCACGGCAGCTGTCCGAAATGCTGTAGTCAGGATTTCAGCGACGCACCGCACACTTACTCCTGCTGTTGCACGA CCCGACACCACGATCGAGATGAAGACCTCCTCCGGGTTAACCTCGAGCTCGGGGACTCTGGACCAGACCGTGAGCGATCTCTCTCGATCGACCCAAGACTCGACTCTCAGCGTCACGTCGCTCACACCCGAGAACCAAAGACTGAAAACGACCTCGCCTCTTCCGATCGTCCTGTCCTCGGAGTGCATACTCCTCACCCCTATCGTGCCGGAGCAAGAGGACCTGAACACGACGGGAAGCACCCAGATCGAGGAAACGGCGATCGAGACGAGCGACGGGCCGTTCCCCACCGTCATCAACTCGGAGACAACCCTGATCGAGCCCCTAGAGAAGGGTTATATTTCCAAGAAAGAAATGCATAATTACAGTGTTCATTTTCTCGATTCGGGTCATAGCGACTCCTCGGAGGaaatcaaaaaagttaaaaaatctcAAAGAGTCAGAATAGCGAATGATACCGAGTCGCTTGTGGTGAATGGACACCGAGGAGAGACGTTCGAGGTAACTCCTACGACAGACATCCATAAAACGCAGGTTGATGAAAACGGAAACGACAGCATTGTTGGACTGGAGAAGGACTCGAGAACGAATCAATTCCCGAGAGATAGGAGGAAATCGTTGTGCCCTGGCAACATGAAAAACGAAGAGGAATCAGACggcgaaaaagaaaagataGACAAGTCAACGTTGATAATTCATGAAACGGTAGGAGAATCAGATACCAGTTTAGACGCGCCTGCCGATCAAGTTCCTACATTCTGCGGCACGGATCATGTTAACACGGATGCGACCCGGAAGACAAGCGATGATGTCGAGCTGGTGTTGAAAAGATCCAGTCAAGATTCGGAGAGAGAGCTTTCGAGTAGGAAAGTCGACATGTCCACGCAATTTCCCGCCGACGATGGAGTCGACGACGAATTCTCAAAGAGTGCCAAAACCCGGGGACCGGAGCGGCGGAAGAGTCGACGCGAGAAGAGAGACGCAAAACTGGCCGAGATCAGTGATATGGTTGACGAGCTGGAACTTAGAGAGGTGCCGATTAGCTCCATCTCCACGACTACTTACTACGAAGGATTGGACGAATTTTTAGTTCCGCGCTACTGTGCTGCGCCACGCTCAGTGTCCATGCTCGTCAACACCTCGAGCGAGTATTCGAGTGATAGTGATCTGAGCTTCGCCGATAGTTTGGAAGATCGCCTCTCCCCGGTCCCGGAACGTCGCCCCAGCGAGTTCACTCGTTACGATAACAGGCTTGTCCGCGGAGAGGTGGCTGAGATACACGCCGAATGCAAACACAAACGACGTATGCGTAAATGCTACGCGTATTTCGTCACTCTCTCCGGAGAGCAGACCAACATTGCTGTTACCACCATGCCCGAATCCATACGAAATAGACTCATCATGAAGGAAAAGCAGATTAGATACCTTTGTCGTCGGAAGCACTCAAGTCGGAAGGTTTATTGTAGAAGAGGCTCCCACAGGTTGTGCAGTAAGCATAGGGGCAAGCAAAAGCATACGCAAACATCACCTATGAATAGTGCCCCTGCTGAGCAGGCCGCGCCAGAAACCAATAACAAGGCAACTGTGAGTGCAAGTGTGCAGACGTCTGAAATCGTGGCCGACAAAAAAGAAAGTACTAAGGAAAAGGAGGATAAGGTTCAAAACTATGATCGAATAATGATTGGATTCTGCTCAAGCAACACACAGACTAGCATCTACTACTCGCAGGACGTTACAACCATGAAGAAAACTGGGGATACGAACGATCGGACCGTGACGAATGGCGCGGACATTCGGACGAAAGCTCAAAACGTATGCCAAAGCAATTCAAAGCTCGCGAAGCAAGATGCTGACATAGACGAAAGGATTTGTCAAATTCTACTCGCAGGATTGAAGGAACAGGAGAACGGGCACATGGTTTTTGTGGAGGAGACGCAAACATATTACAGCAAGTCGAATGTTAAAAAGATTTCTACCTCTGCGCAAACAACAGACGGTGTGAAGGATTCGGCCACTCTAACGGACCTGACTTATGACTGCCAAAAAAGCGATAGAGCTCCCGGTAAAGGAAACGAATCAGGTGGCAAGGAGAAGCTAACCGCGCTTCAAAAGTCAGAGGAAACGCTGGAAAAGCTACAAAAGATCAACGAGAGTCTGCGAAAAGAGATTCAGGACACGAAACTGCGCTGTAATCAGGGAACGCAAGTTAATTTTGACAAAGTGTCGAAAACTGTAGAACCCGAAACCCACGGGGACAGTTACGGTAGTCTGCTGAATCATTCCAGTAATTTCAAGCAAGCTAGTTTCGCAGAACATCGCCGTCCGCGACAGTTGGAACCGTCGCGAAATCCCCAGCCCCCGACAAAACTCCAACCTCCCAAATCCAACTCACGGTTACCATCGAAGGGTTCCCAAAAACGATCGAGTAATCTGTTGGGGTCTAAATTTCGGCAAAAATTCGAAGCCATCCCGGAGGAGAAAAGTAGCGGATCGTTAGAGTCGACCGAAGACTCCGCGGAAGCAACACCTCGCGAAAGCTCCGAGTACTTAAACCTGAACTACATCAGGAATAAGAATAACCTCAGACACGGGGACGATATCAGAAAACCCAGGaacagaaatgatgcccgaaacggGAACGATACGAGAGTCGGAAACGACGGTCATTCTGGAACTGATTTCAGAGCCAGAAGCGAAGGCAGATACGGGAGTGAGGCCAAGAATGGGAACGACCTCAGAAGCGGGACCGGATTGAGGTTAAGAATGGGGATGATCCCAGGAACGGAAACGGCAGTGAGGCTAGGAATGGGAATGATCT GGAATGGAACTAAGAGTGAGGCCAGGAACATTCACGACGTCAAGATCTGCCGATCAGCGACGGATTGCCGGTTGACGCAGGACGCGTTTCTGAGCGAGTCGCGACGTCACACGGTCGGCAACGTCGTCATGACGGAGCCGCTCATTTACGAGCGGAGCATGGAACGACGGAGGAACACGTATCATGGACCCGTGAGCGTGAGCGAACACACGCTCAATACGGAACACGTTAAAAGAGCGGGGAATTTGAATGTGGGTGTATCGCGGCGCACCGGGCAGATCATCGGGAAACGGACGAGTATGATGGTGGGTCGCTTCGAGCGCGTCAACGGAGAGATCAAGAGTGGAGACGCCAAGAGGGACCTGGACAAGTACAAAGGACGCGCAGCCCTCGAGGCAGACGAACAGGAAGAGCTTTTGACACTGTCGAGAGGGTGGATCAACTTCTATCTCTTGCGCGGGGATAGTCAGGAAGTTACCGCCGAGAACGGGATGCATGAGGAAG TGTTCGTGCGGACCCCGAACGCATCTCCCGCAGACCTCGTGGACCAGCAAACTCAAAACTCCGGTCGATCCCCCGAGGATGAGCTGGGACAATACACGGTGCACATCCACGCGGCCCCCGAGTCCTTGCGAGGCAACGTCAAGTTCCCGGGGGTGGGCCTGGGTCCTCCCGCCGGGCGGAACCATCACTCGCCGCCGGACGAGATCAGCCTGCCGGAGATCTCGAGCCCTCCGCATTCGACGCCGTCCTCGGCGGCCTCCCGGAGCCCCTTGCAGCCCCAGCGAGTGGATCCACAGACGTTACCCTCACTCGCTCTCAACGGTCGAAAGCCTCGCAGGTCTCGCAGCGGTGCGCCCAGTGCCGCCGACGCGAGGTACGATGCCGATCTATCGCCTCCCACCTCGCCAAAATCCATCATGAGTC gtTCCGGAGAGCTGGCGTGTTCTGAGCAATCGATAACCTCCTCCAGCTGTGGCTCAGAAAGTCCTAAATTCCTCGCCGATAAAAGGTGGAGTAACCATCGACATAGAGCAGATTTGAGCTCTAGCTCTAGTG CAAATAGTTGGACTGTGACAGTTGCTGGCAATCAAGAGGCGAATACAGACGTCGAAATGAAATTAGCTTTCAGTCATTCCCAGGATAGGCAAAAATCGGTCGGCTCGTCCAGTCAGCAGTGGACCTTGACGGTGAACAGCAAAGGAA aacGAGATAGGAGTATAGAGAAACACCGGGATGAAACTTTCCAATGTCTTCCGGACTTAGATgcccatcatcatcatcaccatcACCATCATCAAATGCATAAAAAA GGTTGGAAACACAAAGAGCAAACCACACCATCGGCAGAGCAACTCGCACTTCTCTGGCCAGCTGTCcaggaaataattgaaaagaaTGCCATGTTTCAAAACCCAGGCGG